Proteins encoded in a region of the Raphanus sativus cultivar WK10039 chromosome 8, ASM80110v3, whole genome shotgun sequence genome:
- the LOC108844037 gene encoding putative RING-H2 finger protein ATL37, translating into MTIFTRYLTHRFVLCVLLPLFIFQFLPNATCQQQQEPESKVTAESVIGIVLLSFFLFSIIGCCFFYACQSAEIEAESRQVLHTRERHGLDKDIIESFPFFLYSEIKGLKIGKGGVECAICLNEFEDEETLRWMPPCSHTFHANCIDVWLSSRSTCPVCRANLSLKPGESFPYPSMDLETGNAQSGVQGSPNDISLTSNNDANYTTPRSRSTGLSASWRMAEIFVPRSRSTGRSVVQLGENLERFTLQLPDEVQRQLVGLINPIRRSHMALPQARSSRQGYRSGSVGSERRSLAQGRQTLRRAISMSLSFQAASVRSTLGKHVQETSQTKDKDSGERSFERLMPDKV; encoded by the coding sequence ATGACTATCTTCACGAGATATCTCACCCATAGGTTCGTTTTATGTGTGTTATTGCCGCTTTTCATTTTCCAGTTCTTGCCTAACGCAACCTGCCAGCAACAGCAAGAACCAGAATCCAAGGTCACGGCGGAATCAGTAATTGGAATCGTTTTgctttccttcttcctctttaGTATAATCGGTTGCTGCTTCTTCTATGCATGCCAGAGTGCAGAGATTGAAGCCGAAAGCCGTCAAGTGCTGCACACTAGAGAAAGGCATGGGCTCGACAAAGACATCATCGAGTCCTTCCCGTTTTTCCTTTACTCAGAGATTAAAGGGCTCAAGATAGGCAAAGGCGGGGTGGAATGTGCAATTTGTTTAAACGAGTTTGAGGATGAAGAAACGCTACGTTGGATGCCTCCCTGTAGCCACACTTTCCATGCTAACTGCATTGATGTCTGGCTCTCTTCTCGGTCTACATGTCCGGTCTGTCGTGCAAATCTGTCTCTGAAACCTGGTGAGAGCTTTCCTTATCCGAGTATGGATCTTGAAACGGGAAATGCACAAAGCGGTGTTCAAGGATCCCCTAACGACATAAGCTTGACAAGTAATAACGATGCAAATTATACAACACCTCGATCGAGATCTACAGGTTTATCGGCTAGCTGGCGTATGGCTGAGATATTCGTCCCTAGATCTCGTTCGACGGGACGTTCAGTGGTTCAACTTGGCGAGAACCTAGAACGATTCACACTGCAGTTACCCGATGAGGTGCAAAGGCAATTGGTTGGCTTGATCAATCCGATAAGGAGAAGCCACATGGCCTTACCTCAAGCCAGGAGCTCGAGACAGGGCTACAGAAGCGGAAGTGTTGGAAGCGAAAGACGCAGTTTGGCTCAGGGACGACAAACACTTCGGCGGGCCATATCTATGTCTTTATCTTTTCAAGCTGCTTCTGTTCGGTCCACACTTGGAAAGCACGTCCAAGAGACTTCCCAAACTAAGGACAAAGATTCTGGTGAGCGGTCGTTTGAACGCCTCATGCCAGACAAGGTCTAA
- the LOC108829691 gene encoding uncharacterized protein LOC108829691, producing the protein MESKVLFSMILVASSLWAATFVTQGVAQVQTSATIPGIFPGLPIDFVKCWSSLFNVEGCVLQISNSILSGKFENLEAACCKAFSSLDANCWPQLFPLNPFFPPFLKENCAHIVPNPPTDK; encoded by the coding sequence ATGGAAAGCAAAGTGCTTTTCTCAATGATCTTAGTTGCATCATCTCTTTGGGCTGCAACTTTTGTCACTCAAGGAGTCGCTCAAGTGCAAACGTCAGCAACAATTCCTGGCATTTTTCCTGGTTTACCTATTGATTTCGTAAAATGTTGGTCGTCTCTTTTTAACGTTGAAGGATGTGTGCTCCAAATCTCCAATTCGATTCTTTCTGGCAAGTTTGAAAATCTCGAAGCAGCGTGTTGCAAGGCGTTCTCATCCCTAGATGCAAATTGTTGGCCTCAATTGTTTCCACTGAACCCATTCTTCCCACCTTTCCTCAAGGAAAATTGTGCTCACATCGTTCCCAACCCACCTACAGACAAGTGA
- the LOC130499164 gene encoding uncharacterized protein LOC130499164, with the protein MESKVFFSMILVASSLWAATFVTQGFAQVQTPATIPGIFPGLPIDLVKCWSSLFNVEGCVLQISNSILSGKFENLEAECCKAFSSLDANCWPQMFPLNPFFPPFLKENCARIVPNPPTHK; encoded by the coding sequence ATGGAAAGCAAAGTGTTTTTCTCAATGATCTTAGTTGCATCATCTCTTTGGGCTGCAACTTTTGTCACTCAAGGATTCGCTCAAGTGCAAACGCCAGCAACAATTCCTGGCATTTTTCCTGGTTTACCTATTGATTTGGTAAAATGTTGGTCGTCTCTTTTTAACGTTGAAGGATGTGTGCTCCAAATCTCCAATTCGATTCTTTCTGGCAAGTTTGAAAATCTCGAAGCAGAATGTTGCAAGGCGTTCTCATCCCTAGATGCAAATTGTTGGCCTCAAATGTTTCCACTGAACCCATTCTTCCCACCTTTCCTCAAGGAAAATTGTGCTCGCATCGTTCCCAACCCACCTACACACAAGTGA
- the LOC108822448 gene encoding uncharacterized protein LOC108822448: MGNACCVAPRDKMVLLPNSSAAAAERRHSPSWSFRWDNHHNRGRVAGEDTSLSWLSDGFSRNDASDIKSEFVSSQGSPLDSFRTHTLQKSPASDLSFPRNSSMGTVLEQKEKDSTESAAPSYPSPAQLSLSLASQPSSFPTSPLSSQSYYHPASSSTLNPPTQRPRISKQVSDGQICGMNSLSRSSATEEEGQGTPLRYESSQSGPSEGWSLQAFSEMMSSSRSTEPLSYDNDCFGLLEPDKMVHHGNRMLSYHQQQTCGACSRPLSEKSLWSSQKIFMTNELSVSAILACGHVYHGECLEQMTPEIDKFDPSCPICTLGEKKTAKLSEKALRVEMDLKARHNKRLRNRVLDSGFDCDDLVMFDDDNHRVEAAAGGKSPKLVSSSSVKSYFAKPFLARHFSFGYRDNNSTKDNLPVKKKGFFWTNSGKI; this comes from the exons ATGGGGAATGCGTGTTGTGTAGCTCCTCGTGACAAAATGGTCCTCCTGCCTAACTCATCAGCCGCTGCTGCTGAGAGGAGGCATTCTCCTAGTTGGAGTTTCCGTTGGGATAATCATCATAACAGAGGACGTGTAGCTGGTGAAGATACCTCTCTTAGTTGGTTGTCTGATGGGTTTAGTCGCAACGATGCGTCTGACATCAAATCTGAATTCGTATCTTCTCAAGGCTCCCCTTTGGACAGTTTTCGGACACATACGTTGCAGAAATCGCCAGCCTCAG ATCTTTCTTTTCCGAGAAATTCTTCCATGGGTACAGTCTTGGAGCAG AAAGAAAAGGACTCAACAGAATCTGCAGCACCTTCATACCCATCTCCTGCACAATTATCTCTTTCACTTGCTTCACAACCATCTTCGTTCCCAACGTCACCACTTTCGTCCCAGAGCTACTACCACCCTGCAAGTTCATCGACACTTAATCCTCCTACACAACGTCCTCGTATATCCAAGCAAGTCTCAGATGGTCAGATCTGTGGAATGAACTCACTAAGCAGAAGCTCAGCAACTGAAGAAGAGGGGCAGGGAACTCCTTTGAGATATGAGTCTTCTCAGAGTGGACCATCTGAAGGTTGGTCACTGCAAGCCTTTTCTGAAATGATGTCATCTTCTCGCAGCACCGAGCCTTTGTCTTATGATAACGACTGCTTTGGGCTGCTTGAACCTGACAAGATGGTCCATCATGGCAACCGAATGTTGTCATACCATCAGCAGCAAACCTGTGGTGCCTGCTCTAGACCCTTGTCAGAGAAATCCTTGTGGAGCAGCCAAAAGATCTTTATGACCAACGAGCTCTCTGTGTCTGCGATTCTAGCCTGTGGGCATGTCTATCACGGTGAGTGTTTAGAGCAGATGACGCCAGAAATCGATAAATTCGACCCTTCATGCCCAATCTGCACTCTGGGTGAGAAGAAAACGGCAAAGCTGTCGGAGAAAGCGTTGAGAGTGGAGATGGATTTGAAAGCTAGGCACAACAAAAGACTCAGAAACCGAGTTTTGGACAGTGGTTTTGATTGCGATGATCTTGTAATGTTTGATGATGACAACCACAGGGTAGAGGCAGCAGCAGGAGGCAAGAGCCCTAAACTGGTCTCAAGTTCGAGCGTCAAGAGCTATTTCGCAAAGCCTTTTTTGGCTCGACATTTCTCATTTGGGTACAGAGATAATAACAGTACTAAAGATAATCTTCCTGTCAAAAAGAAAGGCTTCTTTTGGACCAACTCCGGCAAAATATGA
- the LOC108822447 gene encoding uncharacterized protein LOC108822447 isoform X2, protein MDLDFDDEPAAPAARAGARFKPKGRPQPKKKQVSVSTSQQTTTLSSDAAKETLSTQNVSTSETIVIPDGGTISQSTMGTISKENLDEFSGVSVLRACTKVNSEGKRCEDGTEAAAPACPDDPRRQDSATFGDFVTHETDEVINAETQRMQTGEEGEECHWNMETLDIVQEEGITSTYEQHTGKFQPKPRLLDTVIEEEPESHYSVDDTMDTANQSEFMVNEESRNTNSTSHGDHQEEHNIPEVPRETAPGVLEQEHPVVPPSNNDSVMGEGEPQSNEAEPKGKKKRVRKKKTTTSEEEPEKKKKFKHSSRRQKNRTLEKELLETPDDQIPKLPIKDMIRLVQYREKLEKKEAKGAPVVPPTQESNTQASEFNNYYSQGFDAEVEDEFGMEEGENQETYVVKPDSPVNYHSYMNKTPRTRWSKQDTQLFYEGIQQFGSNLLMVQRLFRSPERPKRTHHQIKLKFKLEERKNPLKLDDALSTRSKDLSLYHNVLKDLEEEAAAKKEGEEEEEEEGEEAGEEAETTTDGPENEEPTKTEETERAGDGVTGVKESDGGDECDDNEGDDDDFWNSYKSEM, encoded by the exons ATGGATTTAGACTTCGATGATGAACCTGCTGCACCTGCAG CTAGGGCTGGTGCAAGGTTTAAGCCGAAAGGGAGACCACAACCCAAGAAGAAGCAAGTCTCTGTCTCAACCTCACAACAGACAACAACACTCTCTTCTGATGCTGCCAAGGAGACACTCTCCACACAAA atgtATCAACTTCTGAGACTATTGTTATCCCTGATGGTGGAACCATTAGCCAATCCACCATGGGAACTATATCTAAAGAA AACTTAGATGAATTCTCAGGAGTTTCTGTTCTTCGTGCTTGTACTAAGGTAAATTCGGAGGGAAAAAGATGCGAGGATGGCACAGAGGCGGCGGCACCTGCATGTCCTGATGACCCTAGAAGACAAGATTCTGCAACGTTTGGAGATTTTGTTACTCATGAAACGGATGAAGTTATTAATGCTGAAACTCAAAGGATGCAAACAGGG gaagaaggagaagaatgtCATTGGAACATGGAAACTCTTGATATTGTACAAGAGGAAGGCATCACCAGTACTTATG AGCAACATACTGGAAAGTTCCAACCAAAGCCTAGATTGCTCGACACTGTGATTGAAGAAGAACCAGAGTCTCATTACTCTGTTGATGATACAATGGATACAGCTAACCAGTCTGAGTTTATGGTCAATGAGGAATCAAGAAACACTAATTCTACATCTCATGGAGATCATCAAGAAGAACATAATATTCCTGAAGTCCCAAGAGAAACG GCTCCTGGCGTATTGGAACAAGAACATCCTGTTGTCCCACCTAGTAATAACGATTCTGTTATGGGAGAAGGAGAACCACAGTCTAATGAAGCGGAACCAAAGGGGAAAAAGAAGAGAGTTCGAAAGAAGAAAACCACTACTAGTGAAGAAGAacctgagaagaagaagaagttcaagCATTCAAGTCGTCGGCAGAAAAACAGAACAT TGGAGAAGGAGTTGCTTGAAACCCCGGATGATCAAATCCCAAAGCTGCCTATTAAAGATATGATTCGCCTTGTTCAATACAGAGAAAAGTTGGAG AAAAAAGAAGCAAAGGGAGCTCCTGTTGTGCCGCCGACCCAAGAAAG TAATACACAGGCATCGGAATTTAACAATTATTATTCACAAGGCTTCGACGCAGAAGTGGAAGACGAGTTTGGTATGGAGGAGGGAGAAAATCAAGAAACTTACGTAGTTAAACCGGACTCACCGGTTAACTATCATTCGTACATGAACAAGACTCCCAGAACTCGATGGTCAAAACAAGATACACAACTCTTCTATGAG gGAATTCAACAGTTTGGGAGCAATCTATTGATGGTGCAACGACTGTTTCGGTCTCCTGAAAGACCTAAAAGAACGCATCATCAAATCAAACTCAAATTCAAGTTGGAAGAACGCAAGAATCCATTGAAGCTTGATGATGCTTTATCAACTCGATCGAAAG ATCTTTCTCTTTATCATAATGTGCTTAAGGACCTTGAGGAAGAAGCTGCGGCTAAaaaggaaggagaagaggaggaagaggaagaaggagaagaagctggagAAGAGGCAGAGACAACTACTGATGGTCCAGAGAAT GAGGAACCGACGAAGACTGAGGAGACTGAGCGAGCTGGTGATGGAGTAACTGGAGTTAAGGAATCAGACGGTGGAGATGAATGTGACGATAACgagggagatgatgatgatttttgGAATTCTTATAAAAGTGAAAtgtaa
- the LOC108822447 gene encoding uncharacterized protein LOC108822447 isoform X4 yields the protein MDLDFDDEPAAPAARAGARFKPKGRPQPKKKQVSVSTSQQTTTLSSDAAKETLSTQNVSTSETIVIPDGGTISQSTMGTISKEVNSEGKRCEDGTEAAAPACPDDPRRQDSATFGDFVTHETDEVINAETQRMQTGEEGEECHWNMETLDIVQEEGITSTYEQHTGKFQPKPRLLDTVIEEEPESHYSVDDTMDTANQSEFMVNEESRNTNSTSHGDHQEEHNIPEVPRETAPGVLEQEHPVVPPSNNDSVMGEGEPQSNEAEPKGKKKRVRKKKTTTSEEEPEKKKKFKHSSRRQKNRTLEKELLETPDDQIPKLPIKDMIRLVQYREKLEKKEAKGAPVVPPTQESNTQASEFNNYYSQGFDAEVEDEFGMEEGENQETYVVKPDSPVNYHSYMNKTPRTRWSKQDTQLFYEGIQQFGSNLLMVQRLFRSPERPKRTHHQIKLKFKLEERKNPLKLDDALSTRSKDLSLYHNVLKDLEEEAAAKKEGEEEEEEEGEEAGEEAETTTDGPENEEPTKTEETERAGDGVTGVKESDGGDECDDNEGDDDDFWNSYKSEM from the exons ATGGATTTAGACTTCGATGATGAACCTGCTGCACCTGCAG CTAGGGCTGGTGCAAGGTTTAAGCCGAAAGGGAGACCACAACCCAAGAAGAAGCAAGTCTCTGTCTCAACCTCACAACAGACAACAACACTCTCTTCTGATGCTGCCAAGGAGACACTCTCCACACAAA atgtATCAACTTCTGAGACTATTGTTATCCCTGATGGTGGAACCATTAGCCAATCCACCATGGGAACTATATCTAAAGAA GTAAATTCGGAGGGAAAAAGATGCGAGGATGGCACAGAGGCGGCGGCACCTGCATGTCCTGATGACCCTAGAAGACAAGATTCTGCAACGTTTGGAGATTTTGTTACTCATGAAACGGATGAAGTTATTAATGCTGAAACTCAAAGGATGCAAACAGGG gaagaaggagaagaatgtCATTGGAACATGGAAACTCTTGATATTGTACAAGAGGAAGGCATCACCAGTACTTATG AGCAACATACTGGAAAGTTCCAACCAAAGCCTAGATTGCTCGACACTGTGATTGAAGAAGAACCAGAGTCTCATTACTCTGTTGATGATACAATGGATACAGCTAACCAGTCTGAGTTTATGGTCAATGAGGAATCAAGAAACACTAATTCTACATCTCATGGAGATCATCAAGAAGAACATAATATTCCTGAAGTCCCAAGAGAAACG GCTCCTGGCGTATTGGAACAAGAACATCCTGTTGTCCCACCTAGTAATAACGATTCTGTTATGGGAGAAGGAGAACCACAGTCTAATGAAGCGGAACCAAAGGGGAAAAAGAAGAGAGTTCGAAAGAAGAAAACCACTACTAGTGAAGAAGAacctgagaagaagaagaagttcaagCATTCAAGTCGTCGGCAGAAAAACAGAACAT TGGAGAAGGAGTTGCTTGAAACCCCGGATGATCAAATCCCAAAGCTGCCTATTAAAGATATGATTCGCCTTGTTCAATACAGAGAAAAGTTGGAG AAAAAAGAAGCAAAGGGAGCTCCTGTTGTGCCGCCGACCCAAGAAAG TAATACACAGGCATCGGAATTTAACAATTATTATTCACAAGGCTTCGACGCAGAAGTGGAAGACGAGTTTGGTATGGAGGAGGGAGAAAATCAAGAAACTTACGTAGTTAAACCGGACTCACCGGTTAACTATCATTCGTACATGAACAAGACTCCCAGAACTCGATGGTCAAAACAAGATACACAACTCTTCTATGAG gGAATTCAACAGTTTGGGAGCAATCTATTGATGGTGCAACGACTGTTTCGGTCTCCTGAAAGACCTAAAAGAACGCATCATCAAATCAAACTCAAATTCAAGTTGGAAGAACGCAAGAATCCATTGAAGCTTGATGATGCTTTATCAACTCGATCGAAAG ATCTTTCTCTTTATCATAATGTGCTTAAGGACCTTGAGGAAGAAGCTGCGGCTAAaaaggaaggagaagaggaggaagaggaagaaggagaagaagctggagAAGAGGCAGAGACAACTACTGATGGTCCAGAGAAT GAGGAACCGACGAAGACTGAGGAGACTGAGCGAGCTGGTGATGGAGTAACTGGAGTTAAGGAATCAGACGGTGGAGATGAATGTGACGATAACgagggagatgatgatgatttttgGAATTCTTATAAAAGTGAAAtgtaa
- the LOC108822447 gene encoding uncharacterized protein LOC108822447 isoform X3, with product MDLDFDDEPAAPAARAGARFKPKGRPQPKKKQVSVSTSQQTTTLSSDAAKETLSTQSKDASSSSTYPSNVSTSETIVIPDGGTISQSTMGTISKEVNSEGKRCEDGTEAAAPACPDDPRRQDSATFGDFVTHETDEVINAETQRMQTGEEGEECHWNMETLDIVQEEGITSTYEQHTGKFQPKPRLLDTVIEEEPESHYSVDDTMDTANQSEFMVNEESRNTNSTSHGDHQEEHNIPEVPRETAPGVLEQEHPVVPPSNNDSVMGEGEPQSNEAEPKGKKKRVRKKKTTTSEEEPEKKKKFKHSSRRQKNRTLEKELLETPDDQIPKLPIKDMIRLVQYREKLEKKEAKGAPVVPPTQESNTQASEFNNYYSQGFDAEVEDEFGMEEGENQETYVVKPDSPVNYHSYMNKTPRTRWSKQDTQLFYEGIQQFGSNLLMVQRLFRSPERPKRTHHQIKLKFKLEERKNPLKLDDALSTRSKDLSLYHNVLKDLEEEAAAKKEGEEEEEEEGEEAGEEAETTTDGPENEEPTKTEETERAGDGVTGVKESDGGDECDDNEGDDDDFWNSYKSEM from the exons ATGGATTTAGACTTCGATGATGAACCTGCTGCACCTGCAG CTAGGGCTGGTGCAAGGTTTAAGCCGAAAGGGAGACCACAACCCAAGAAGAAGCAAGTCTCTGTCTCAACCTCACAACAGACAACAACACTCTCTTCTGATGCTGCCAAGGAGACACTCTCCACACAAAGTAAAgatgcatcatcatcatcaacttATCCCAGCA atgtATCAACTTCTGAGACTATTGTTATCCCTGATGGTGGAACCATTAGCCAATCCACCATGGGAACTATATCTAAAGAA GTAAATTCGGAGGGAAAAAGATGCGAGGATGGCACAGAGGCGGCGGCACCTGCATGTCCTGATGACCCTAGAAGACAAGATTCTGCAACGTTTGGAGATTTTGTTACTCATGAAACGGATGAAGTTATTAATGCTGAAACTCAAAGGATGCAAACAGGG gaagaaggagaagaatgtCATTGGAACATGGAAACTCTTGATATTGTACAAGAGGAAGGCATCACCAGTACTTATG AGCAACATACTGGAAAGTTCCAACCAAAGCCTAGATTGCTCGACACTGTGATTGAAGAAGAACCAGAGTCTCATTACTCTGTTGATGATACAATGGATACAGCTAACCAGTCTGAGTTTATGGTCAATGAGGAATCAAGAAACACTAATTCTACATCTCATGGAGATCATCAAGAAGAACATAATATTCCTGAAGTCCCAAGAGAAACG GCTCCTGGCGTATTGGAACAAGAACATCCTGTTGTCCCACCTAGTAATAACGATTCTGTTATGGGAGAAGGAGAACCACAGTCTAATGAAGCGGAACCAAAGGGGAAAAAGAAGAGAGTTCGAAAGAAGAAAACCACTACTAGTGAAGAAGAacctgagaagaagaagaagttcaagCATTCAAGTCGTCGGCAGAAAAACAGAACAT TGGAGAAGGAGTTGCTTGAAACCCCGGATGATCAAATCCCAAAGCTGCCTATTAAAGATATGATTCGCCTTGTTCAATACAGAGAAAAGTTGGAG AAAAAAGAAGCAAAGGGAGCTCCTGTTGTGCCGCCGACCCAAGAAAG TAATACACAGGCATCGGAATTTAACAATTATTATTCACAAGGCTTCGACGCAGAAGTGGAAGACGAGTTTGGTATGGAGGAGGGAGAAAATCAAGAAACTTACGTAGTTAAACCGGACTCACCGGTTAACTATCATTCGTACATGAACAAGACTCCCAGAACTCGATGGTCAAAACAAGATACACAACTCTTCTATGAG gGAATTCAACAGTTTGGGAGCAATCTATTGATGGTGCAACGACTGTTTCGGTCTCCTGAAAGACCTAAAAGAACGCATCATCAAATCAAACTCAAATTCAAGTTGGAAGAACGCAAGAATCCATTGAAGCTTGATGATGCTTTATCAACTCGATCGAAAG ATCTTTCTCTTTATCATAATGTGCTTAAGGACCTTGAGGAAGAAGCTGCGGCTAAaaaggaaggagaagaggaggaagaggaagaaggagaagaagctggagAAGAGGCAGAGACAACTACTGATGGTCCAGAGAAT GAGGAACCGACGAAGACTGAGGAGACTGAGCGAGCTGGTGATGGAGTAACTGGAGTTAAGGAATCAGACGGTGGAGATGAATGTGACGATAACgagggagatgatgatgatttttgGAATTCTTATAAAAGTGAAAtgtaa
- the LOC108822447 gene encoding uncharacterized protein LOC108822447 isoform X1, translating into MDLDFDDEPAAPAARAGARFKPKGRPQPKKKQVSVSTSQQTTTLSSDAAKETLSTQSKDASSSSTYPSNVSTSETIVIPDGGTISQSTMGTISKENLDEFSGVSVLRACTKVNSEGKRCEDGTEAAAPACPDDPRRQDSATFGDFVTHETDEVINAETQRMQTGEEGEECHWNMETLDIVQEEGITSTYEQHTGKFQPKPRLLDTVIEEEPESHYSVDDTMDTANQSEFMVNEESRNTNSTSHGDHQEEHNIPEVPRETAPGVLEQEHPVVPPSNNDSVMGEGEPQSNEAEPKGKKKRVRKKKTTTSEEEPEKKKKFKHSSRRQKNRTLEKELLETPDDQIPKLPIKDMIRLVQYREKLEKKEAKGAPVVPPTQESNTQASEFNNYYSQGFDAEVEDEFGMEEGENQETYVVKPDSPVNYHSYMNKTPRTRWSKQDTQLFYEGIQQFGSNLLMVQRLFRSPERPKRTHHQIKLKFKLEERKNPLKLDDALSTRSKDLSLYHNVLKDLEEEAAAKKEGEEEEEEEGEEAGEEAETTTDGPENEEPTKTEETERAGDGVTGVKESDGGDECDDNEGDDDDFWNSYKSEM; encoded by the exons ATGGATTTAGACTTCGATGATGAACCTGCTGCACCTGCAG CTAGGGCTGGTGCAAGGTTTAAGCCGAAAGGGAGACCACAACCCAAGAAGAAGCAAGTCTCTGTCTCAACCTCACAACAGACAACAACACTCTCTTCTGATGCTGCCAAGGAGACACTCTCCACACAAAGTAAAgatgcatcatcatcatcaacttATCCCAGCA atgtATCAACTTCTGAGACTATTGTTATCCCTGATGGTGGAACCATTAGCCAATCCACCATGGGAACTATATCTAAAGAA AACTTAGATGAATTCTCAGGAGTTTCTGTTCTTCGTGCTTGTACTAAGGTAAATTCGGAGGGAAAAAGATGCGAGGATGGCACAGAGGCGGCGGCACCTGCATGTCCTGATGACCCTAGAAGACAAGATTCTGCAACGTTTGGAGATTTTGTTACTCATGAAACGGATGAAGTTATTAATGCTGAAACTCAAAGGATGCAAACAGGG gaagaaggagaagaatgtCATTGGAACATGGAAACTCTTGATATTGTACAAGAGGAAGGCATCACCAGTACTTATG AGCAACATACTGGAAAGTTCCAACCAAAGCCTAGATTGCTCGACACTGTGATTGAAGAAGAACCAGAGTCTCATTACTCTGTTGATGATACAATGGATACAGCTAACCAGTCTGAGTTTATGGTCAATGAGGAATCAAGAAACACTAATTCTACATCTCATGGAGATCATCAAGAAGAACATAATATTCCTGAAGTCCCAAGAGAAACG GCTCCTGGCGTATTGGAACAAGAACATCCTGTTGTCCCACCTAGTAATAACGATTCTGTTATGGGAGAAGGAGAACCACAGTCTAATGAAGCGGAACCAAAGGGGAAAAAGAAGAGAGTTCGAAAGAAGAAAACCACTACTAGTGAAGAAGAacctgagaagaagaagaagttcaagCATTCAAGTCGTCGGCAGAAAAACAGAACAT TGGAGAAGGAGTTGCTTGAAACCCCGGATGATCAAATCCCAAAGCTGCCTATTAAAGATATGATTCGCCTTGTTCAATACAGAGAAAAGTTGGAG AAAAAAGAAGCAAAGGGAGCTCCTGTTGTGCCGCCGACCCAAGAAAG TAATACACAGGCATCGGAATTTAACAATTATTATTCACAAGGCTTCGACGCAGAAGTGGAAGACGAGTTTGGTATGGAGGAGGGAGAAAATCAAGAAACTTACGTAGTTAAACCGGACTCACCGGTTAACTATCATTCGTACATGAACAAGACTCCCAGAACTCGATGGTCAAAACAAGATACACAACTCTTCTATGAG gGAATTCAACAGTTTGGGAGCAATCTATTGATGGTGCAACGACTGTTTCGGTCTCCTGAAAGACCTAAAAGAACGCATCATCAAATCAAACTCAAATTCAAGTTGGAAGAACGCAAGAATCCATTGAAGCTTGATGATGCTTTATCAACTCGATCGAAAG ATCTTTCTCTTTATCATAATGTGCTTAAGGACCTTGAGGAAGAAGCTGCGGCTAAaaaggaaggagaagaggaggaagaggaagaaggagaagaagctggagAAGAGGCAGAGACAACTACTGATGGTCCAGAGAAT GAGGAACCGACGAAGACTGAGGAGACTGAGCGAGCTGGTGATGGAGTAACTGGAGTTAAGGAATCAGACGGTGGAGATGAATGTGACGATAACgagggagatgatgatgatttttgGAATTCTTATAAAAGTGAAAtgtaa